Sequence from the Eurosta solidaginis isolate ZX-2024a chromosome X, ASM4086904v1, whole genome shotgun sequence genome:
aatgtcccgttattcgctgtacaattggtctattagagttgcctttttgtttatattccttttgatcaccatgtaggcacatacactctatatgttgtttattcctaatagtttggatatgatttttaggcgtgcttttgcaagcttagtaacatttgttcggatttttacagtatttgtttttaatacttcagttgttactattatatcaatatgatcatatgtatttatttagcgagctttgctcatattgctttatacaatggtttttgttattgatattagagaaaaattgtaagtttacaaacggcgatggttactaggacttgtttctgaatttcacttcttcatcagctagcttttcgggagctgagcgttgaactcgaatctccaacattcatatcagtgcaaaggcagatgcctttagctgctaagccatatgaatgtcccgttgttcgctgtacaattggtctctaagagttgcctttttgtttatattccttttgttcggcctgagtgcgtcgtaaaccggcagtgggtaggcgcacaagggtcgatcttggagtggatggttcgctcaaaagaaataaaggaaacaaacgcacagaggatttcctcgttataataatgttttattaagagtgttaggaaatatagagtggatacaatattaccttggtgttgaacgtgacggtggcgatcttgggcgatgtgtgctggttggcggtcaatcgaaaaaagagaccggttgtgccgttgaggacaaccgctaagccgcgaaaaggtcctctggtattaaggaggggaaaaaagccacacacacaacagcccccacatatacgtgcatgggtgctgacaacctgcacacacacatgcatgcgtatgaaacgcatgcatgtgcatgcatgcacacaaatgcggcgtgagtgtgggtggctggaaatcttattaaaacgttagggaggggcgccgtcaatcaagtaaaagttaggccttgggcctaaacatgccgccccccttgcggtacgcaacatcacagtccgccaaggatcaccgaccgtgaagaagagaagaagaaaaataaaaaacttataactaattatatctaacttaacataaaccctggtcagtccgccggcttggcggcacgcaagatggtctgcgcagtgggtgagcttggttgctgatgcctctgtcattcggcacttttcccgttatgattcaaggcctaagccaggtttgcctagagctagggattgcgaaaagaagtaagaagatatacgtgttcatatttcttgccgtttattacaaattcattggaaattctatgcttgtgaattttgtatgaagaaaattcaataaaaaaggaacgtattgtaatgatacaagattttaaacgcacacctcttgcgactgtgtacagccgaaattcaatgaaaaataaaaaaagtgtaaaattcatggatttcggtcgttaccgaacattttcatgttaggccttggttgtgcccgagagtacccaaccgaagatggtactctgagccagcaaagggccaaacgtggtgggcagaatccctggtagcattatttcggcatgtacgtctgtccctagtacgaggcggatcggggcagATGAATAAAACTGTAGATCCGCCAGgcggagatgtgcgtacggggatgcgatggcgctgtcgacgctggtcgtgggggccatccgccgaaaattggacacgaccgccgcatgggttgcaattcgtttattttggccgtgtcttcctcgtatgcgtagtaggcatcctgcttgcccgccaatggtgctggtagggagttggagctcccggGCTAGCTCATCTGCGATaacggtggtgggggagcatccgtcaatcaaggcacggacgaggtgtagccgccccccagcttctatcttcacgaccgcggtgggtgtgatcgctaccgttggtatcatggtggcggtggctgctgaatgctgggctacaagccctgaccggaaggcggacacggtggtgagctgcagcgtgttgcctccgtggctgcgatcttgtggctgatgtcgttgatgcaggcgaagaggccttgtctccgctctgcggtcgcgcggaTGTCGTCTCCGCTGGGGGTTcctggtttgccggcgaagagaccgggtctccgctcggccgttatatgtatggcgctgtgctgtcgctgtcccttgttggagccgcttcctctcgtgctgcagaagtggtcgaaatgatttggctgtagatggtatggtcgggcgaagagaccgcgtctccgctccggttcggctggcatctcggttttggtgtggacgaagaggtccagtctccgttccagcgtccgatgcatataacgatatggagtcgtctatccgctctcggggtgaatctagctcctcttccacttggacgctccatggcttggagcgggcttcttgtaatagctgctcctcttcgtcgatcgaggcgatgtgcagcatcgtgtggtgcttctcgcggcaccgtttgcatcgcccttggcttgggcacgcgttagagcggtgatcaggcgccagacaatttccgcagtagctttcgcgaatggttacgtagaggcgctcttctggccttttcgcccgaaaggttgggcacaagcggatagggtgtcgctcaagacacactcggcattccgacgaataacgcgctgcgttcgtggcagcattacgttttaaagcggcaaaacgacccattttcctgaaaggagtgaaataggtttcaatgggtcgggtcattgtcaaagtgcatgggcgagtggtccctagttgtattattggggatttgggaaattttattaacgcgcgcataaggggaaacatctgtcgctgcataaaaaaaaaagattcatatgtggcgtgcattatgtgcatggcctctttccccgcacgttatgtgcctgggtctttagtgccttattttgtttattttgtgtcacccggcagcgttttagttggccacgggcacactagtgctgtagaaaatgagcatttacgattttcggttcgcacattctggtaccgaaccgggtagaaagtgtatagcgtgggttcttttgagtcgctgttatttgtgttgttggtgctaaaaaccagcaactttcctgcccgccgcaaACAAAATGTCTGGACAGCAAAATTATAtgccaataaagaaaaaatatgttcgttttggaagaggggagagatttataaaacgtagaattttttatttgttggtattgccctccgcttatttgttcaacttttcccAAGTactcttgtagtcctgttttattgatggcttttatcaaaaggcacggttcccgaagggtatttggctccgataccgattcctcagactcgggtttttgggtacccgtttgcatctttttatacatccctaatataatgtacatttaaactcggcatatatatgtacatacgttggtataagtatatgggcagtcagtgcacggactttaccgcattgttagtttgaccaacctttttgacccatttttcattttctactacttctgctaccaaaacttagattctaccaatatttcagtattttcgcaccgAAAACATATACTGCGATCCTTTGGTACATGTGCTTAATTGCCGAGTATACCTAACTAACATTTAGGGATGACACTAaccagttttgaaaaaatttgtgtacaGAATATGAGATAAATGTTGCAAATGAGTTCGCAAACATCTCCCTACGCTACTCTCATCAGTTCTGGTGATTAAATTTGAACGAAAGTCCACGTTTTAAGTACATATAATGCCGAAAAAGTGAGTATTATATTGGCGTAAGCTATTTATATACCAATTTACATGTACTTTTATCTtgcttaaatgtttttaaaagtgttatttccgtgaaatgtgctttatttactttgcaataaagtatgaattgttttgtacaatatTCAGTCTCGCTACTGTTTTCCAAATAAAATCTACCAACATTCCTGTTAACGTTGAAGGTCCGCGCACTGGTACAAGCATACCAACGGCaatgataaaacaaaaaaaaacgtattcATACTTATATGCTTGTATTCAACGGGAAATTCCgatgaattgaaacaacggaaAATACCTGGaatgattttttttcattttttcattctgGATTACGGCGTGGCTTGGCGTACAACCATTTTTTTCTAAACTACGGAGGCAACATCTAAGTACACAATGGTATAATCGTATAAGGATTTTTCGTACGTAAAGACTTTTTAAACTCAAttgttgtattaaaaaatttatatttagaaTGTGAGGAGCAAGCTCCAACTAATGCTGTCATACTAACTAGCTTATAGGTGGATGGTTCGGCGAATAAAGTACTTAAAATATTAAGTACAAAGGTGTCttagcaaaacaaaaatttgtcaCAAATCTAATTAGAATAGTTTCTGAATAATAGCGGGGTGGTGACGAAGGCAATAATGACTTTCATACGAGATCCTTGTGGCATTGTTTGCCTAGTCATCACCTACGGTGCAGTTGCTTATGCAGATTACCTTGTGCTACGTTGGATTATACTGCAAACTATGGAGGCAAGTATCTGGGCACCATTGCACGTAATATTGTTCAACACAACCGTGTTTCTGTTGTGCATGTCGCATCTCAAAGCCGTGCTTTCAGACCCAGGACGTGTGCCACTACCGGCAAACCGTCTTGATTTCTCAGACCTGCATACAACCGGCAAAAATAACAATAGTGGCGGCAGTGAATGGACTGTATGCACAAGATGTGAGACATACCGTCCGCCACGGGCACATCATTGTCGCAATTGCAAGCGTTGCATCAGGCGTATGGATCATCATTGTCCGTGGATAAATAACTGTGTAGGCGGAAGAAACCAGAAATTCTTTCTACAATTCCTTTTTTATGTGGGCTTGCTTTCGCTATATTCCATTTCATTAGTGGCTTACAGCTTCATCTATCCATGTACAACCTGTAATGTTTCAACATTGGAAACACAAACGAGAATGCTGCATAGTGTAATTCTTCTATTAGAATCTGCATTATTTGGACTTTTCGTTCTGGCTATAATGGTTGACCAGCTACATGCTATATTGCATGATGAAACGGCAGTAGAAGCTGTACAAATGAACGGTAAAGACGTGCAACGTCCTAGGCGTAGAAGGTGTCATCTATTTGCCGAGGTGTTTGGACGCGGTCATCCCATGTGTTGGCTTTTGCCGTGCACCAGTTTTGCTTCATCACAACGTTATTATGATACACCGCTTTTATCAAGTTATGACgtataaaaactttaacaatggtCATAAATTATTGAGTGTTTGAAAGagtgtgcaatttttttttacacataACATTTACATTGAAgttttacgatttttttaaattttctatgaatttcatattatgactaccaattgtatttataatttgagTAGTGGATTTCCGACTTCTGCGCATTTCATATATAGTTTAGTATGTTCGTCAtagtaaattttgttaatttgtaaGACATCAAGACGTACGTGGCTTGACTTGATTTCTAAATTAGTGACTGGAGAATTAAAATATAATAGTATGTACATTATATACGGATATTATAGTTTCAAACGTAAGCAAACTTCTGCATAAAAACGCTATGTTGTGTATGATAAAGGAGGAGTGGAAGTTAATAATTTTCAGTTACATTGTGTTGATGTGGGAACGCATCATAAAAATTGTTATAGTTTGGGATTAATTTGTACTCTTATATGAATATATATGTTATGTAAATTGGACTTCCGgcatttacttgttttttatgctgctttaaatttttcccttttttttttttttaaataagaatgCTGTTATATAAATCATCTGAGCTTGTGAGGTTTACTTAGTTACGTGACATTTGCACATACAATACGAATAAAACGCCACTGGAAACGATTATCACCAGCGACCACAGGCTCCATAACATCCAGACAGGCGTTCCCACGAAAATAGTGAACGCTGGCTACGTCGCGAAGATAGATGAATTTTATGGTTGCTATCGTGGTTTGACGCCGAAGTTAGTGGAATCAATTTTGAGCATGATTTGTAGCGAAAAAATTGCAGATAAGGCTGACCTACCATGGGTTGATGATGATAAAGACAACGTTGACCCTACTAATGAAGAGCTTTCTGTGCCGTTCACAATCAATGTTAAGGGTGAAGTTGTGCGGAGTGTTTCCGATATTATTGCACCACATCCATTTCATGTAATATCACCGCGTCTGATGGCACAATTTATAGCACGCGAAACGCTTGATGGATTCATCCTTGATTCAGTGAGAGGTCTCCAAAACTGAAGGTATTTTAGGAGTCTTTGCTGGTTTGGTGCCAAAACGTCTCTGCGATGTATCCTGTTTAGTGTTAACTACAACGACCGTAGTTATGCTGAACGAATATGTTATTGACAAACGTTAGAATGCAAGGCGGGAACTCGTTGATCCGGTAATTATATATTCCATAGCACTGAATTTACTGACGAAGTGGTGTCTCAGACTCGTTTTGAAATTTGCAGGTGTCTCGAGGAAGTACACGCGAGGTAACTACCCACAATTGCACATCAAGTATCCTGTTCCTTAACCTACCGAAATCCATCAACGATCGGCCCGCCATTGCGACCACGAACGTAAGTTTTTTAGTTGAAATGACCAAGTTAGTTTATAATAAGTTCCTTTAGATTTGTTTTGAAAGACGGTTTGACCTCTAAGGCGGATTTACCTTATAATTATATGCGGTTCAAACTTTTGCCGTAACAATAAAATTTGAATTGTGAGAATAAATTTGGGTTTGAAATTGTAGAAATGGCAGCacccttaaaaaaaattgcatctaAAGTATCATATGATACAATCATATTAAATTATACTTGGACAAGGAGGGATGATTCCAGGTTGGAATGAGGGTGTTGCCCAGTTGTCTGTAGGTCAACGCGTCAAACTTATGCTCCGCTGACTATGCTTGTTCGCTGACATCCCGGTGTTATTGCTCCACATGCAACTTTTGATGTTGAGCTACTGAAAGTTGAATAATTTTAGCCAAGTATACATAAATACTGATATTAGGGGGAGATATGAGAGTTGGGAGTAATGAACTTCTCAAACGTGTTAAAAGCCTCTTTTATCTAAGCACCAGTATGGAATTTTGCTCCATGCCTTTTGAAAACCGACTAAAGTACAAATTGTAATTTACCAACGGTTATTCAGGCGTACTATTTAGGTATTGCACGTTCTTATAAATGTAGTTGCCAAGATCCGTATCTCATTCTCGATAACATTAAATTAATGCCGTATATATGAGGACCGACAATAATCACTTATTTAAGGTGATCGCGATATATATGATCAAGAATTAGAGCCTAAGTCAGTTCCTCTCTGATCTCTGTATCGGGTGACGTCATAAAAAACCAGCTGGGTAAAGGGCGCTTTTTTTAGCATCATTAATGAGTCATTCACGGAAGTGATGTTTGAACTCCTGATTATAAATTGTCTAGACAAGTAAGAAATTTCAAAAGGGTACTTATGAAAAGCTTTTAAGTGTAAAAATTGTAGAACTGTGACCAGTAAATCTACCCAGCATAGATGAGATATAATAGTGTGATAAGTAATCACATCATATTAGAGCAGAGGGACGTGCTGCCATCAGATGCAAACACATCGCGGCATGTTAGAACACATCGCGGAACATGAAATCTAAAGTCAAGTCAGGATGATAATTTTTGCTGATATGATGGAAATATAAACTGTTTCATTTGGCTCTTGTGTATCATGTCGTCACTAGATCACGATGTTCTGTTGCGCTAGTTGTTTATGGTTTACGagagtgcacgattccttggtgtcggCACTTTTCATAAAGCCTATATGCAACATTATTCGAATGACGATGCATTTTGCAAGTTTGATTCTATTCTTGGCCTCGTGCATTCTAATTCTGTGGCAGACAacggatctgcgttagggttctggtgtcctcgctcggggtgagcgagtgaaggggggtttgattttgaaaattgaaaataagGTGGCAGATGgagatctgcattagggtggttgattggccttATTTCGGTGAACGAGCGCTGGGGTTTTGGACGTCCCTTTTTCTCGATGGATTATCGATATGGAAGTGGCGTTCGGAAGGGAGTGAGGGAGGGGGACGGAGGGTTTGTTACGAGGAGCTattggccttctcgcaatccgtctcctccgttgggaagaaggatcagtttgaccaaaggtcgtctgacttgacccttctcggtaaagaggtcgactacacgtactcggttatcttctccggggtgtacgttgacgactctacctagcctccactcgttgggagataagttgtcctctttgaggacagcgagatctcccacttttatgttttctttgggatgcttccacttcactcgtttttgaagttcggatagatattccaccttccatcgtttgcagaaagtgtgatggagggctttgagtttctgccatcgattgatcatcgaggcagagctctcactggcatctggctctggtggagccagcaggtggctgccggttaggaaatgtccgggggttagtggttccaggtccgttgggtcattcgatcctggactgagagggcgcgagttgaggcacgcctcaatcctgcacaaaagtgtttggaactcctccatagtatatttgtgtgGAGAAgcaatctttttgaagtggcttttgaagctcttcactcccgcttcccacaggccgcccatatgtggagcggcggcgggaataaaatgccagctcaatgcttgatggctatactttgagactgttttgtctcggctttcggccagaaaggctttaaattcggatcgtaaagatcttgatgctccgacaaagtttgtaccattgtcggagtagatgttcttcggacatcctctgcTTCGGTCATccaggctgcgagaaagcatggggtgctgaggtcactagtggcctctaagtgaatggccttagtggagaaacagacaaaaaggcatacgtagccttttgacagtcgacatcctctaccgcggtagct
This genomic interval carries:
- the LOC137235481 gene encoding palmitoyltransferase ZDHHC3-like; its protein translation is MTFIRDPCGIVCLVITYGAVAYADYLVLRWIILQTMEASIWAPLHVILFNTTVFLLCMSHLKAVLSDPGRVPLPANRLDFSDLHTTGKNNNSGGSEWTVCTRCETYRPPRAHHCRNCKRCIRRMDHHCPWINNCVGGRNQKFFLQFLFYVGLLSLYSISLVAYSFIYPCTTCNVSTLETQTRMLHSVILLLESALFGLFVLAIMVDQLHAILHDETAVEAVQMNGKDVQRPRRRRCHLFAEVFGRGHPMCWLLPCTSFASSQRYYDTPLLSSYDV